One Babylonia areolata isolate BAREFJ2019XMU chromosome 20, ASM4173473v1, whole genome shotgun sequence DNA segment encodes these proteins:
- the LOC143294963 gene encoding protease-associated domain-containing protein 1-like, which translates to MNRTVWGVSYILLVLASLLPGFGEADDDSETEHAVEYRYELASSPDAHMVYEDTYYFEVVSPQSLSYTYKLRQAKDFGTNFNRQYNKAKLVVADPVEACRPIVNKVESKVALVLRGGCSFITKSKHAESAGALAVIIADNDHDNDDHMIDMIDDETGRSIDIPAMFLMGKDGMMIRHHLVLQGLEEAVINIPVNLTGVAIGTAKQPPWTLW; encoded by the coding sequence ATGAATCGGACTGTCTGGGGAGTGTCTTACATACTGCTAGTTTTGGCATCGCTGCTTCCAGGTTTCGGTGAAGCAGACGATGATTCGGAAACTGAGCACGCTGTTGAATACCGATACGAACTCGCATCTTCGCCCGACGCCCACATGGTTTACGAGGACACTTACTACTTCGAAGTTGTTTCACCCCAAAGTCTTAGTTACACTTACAAATTGCGGCAAGCGAAAGACTTTGGAACGAACTTCAACAGGCAGTACAACAAAGCGAAACTTGTGGTGGCGGATCCCGTGGAAGCGTGCCGCCCCATCGTGAACAAGGTGGAAAGCAAGGTGGCTTTGGTCCTCAGGGGTGGCTGCTCCTTCATCACGAAATCCAAACACGCCGAGAGTGCAGGCGCTCTTGCTGTGATCATTGCAGACAACGACCACGACAACGATGACCACATGATAGACATGATAGATGACGAAACTGGCCGCAGTATTGACATACCTGCCATGTTTCTGATGGGAAAGGATGGCATGATGATACGTCATCACCTGGTGCTGCAAGGGCTGGAAGAAGCCGTCATCAACATCCCTGTCAACCTGACAGGAGTCGCCATCGGTACCGCTAAACAGCCGCCTTGGACACTGTGGTGA